Sequence from the Rhodococcus jostii RHA1 genome:
CCTTGAGGGCGGGCCGATCGACCGCGTACACCTGCCACAGGCACGACAGATCCAGCAATCCGGGTACCTGGATGACGTCGCCGGGATCGACGTCGAGTTCGCGCAGGAGAAGTTCGAGCATGTGCTCGGTCATGTCGTCCGCGACCTCGAGCCGCACCGGTGAACCGAAGCGGCGGCGGGCCAACTCACGCTCGAGGGCCTGCAGAAGATCCTCGTCGCGGTCTTCCTCGACCTCGAAATCGGCGTTGCGCGTGATCCGGAACGCGTGGTGCTCCACGATCTCCATGCCCGGGAACAGCATGTCGAGGTGAGCGGAGATCAGATCTTCCAGGGGCAGGAACGCGTCGATGGAGGAGGGCGTTTCGTCGCGGCGGACGCGGACGAACCGGCCCACGTTGTCCGGAACCTTGACCCTCGCAAAGTGTTCGCCACCGGTCACCGCATCCTTCACCGTCACCGCGAGGTTGAGACTCAGCCCGCTGATGTACGGGAACGGGTGGGCATGGTCGACGGCGAGCGGAGTGAGCACGGGGAAGATCTGGTCCTGGAAATGCACCGACAAGCGCTCGCGGTCGTCGTCGGTGAGATCGTCCCATCCGATGATGGAGATCCCTTCGGCGGCAAGCGCGGGACGAACGGAGTCGAGGAAGACCCGTGCGGCCTTCTCCGAGATCTCCTGGGTCCGGGTCGCGATCAGCGAGAGCTGCTCGCGCGGGGAGAGACCGTCGGCGGACCGCACGGACAGCCCGGTCTCGTCGCGACGCTTGAGTCCGGCCACGCGGACCATGAAGAACTCGTCGAGATTGGACGCGAAGATGGCGAGGAACTTGGCGCGCTCGAGCAACGGCAGCGACGTGTCCTCGGCGAGGGCGAGGACACGGGCATTGAAATCGAGCCAACTGAGTTCGCGGTTCAGGTAACGATCTTCGGGGAGTCCGTCGGTCAGCGCGCTGGTGAGGGCACTCGTCGCAGCGGGTGGCGCCATCGGAACGTTCGTGGGATTGGCCGTGACGATGCTGTCGCGGGTTCCGTTCTTTCCGTCGACGTCGGTCTGCTGGTCGAGTGCTTCTCGGTTACTCACTCCACGATCATCCCTCGAGAATTCGGCCGCCGACAATCGATGGGGCAAATTCACACGGCGCGCGCGGCCTACTCGTTTCCGCAGCGCGAGGGGTCGGTGTGTTCGAGAGCGTCGAGGGCGGCACGCGTCGCAGGTCCGACGCCGAGAGCCTGCGCGGCATCGAGATCGTCGGCGGTGTCGACGTCGGTTCGCAGACCGGGCCAGTGCCCGTCGAGGGGCCGCGCCCCGGACTCGAGATGCCGCTTCGCCGATCCCGGTCCGAACCGGGGATCGAGCGGAATCTCCGGGTCGCAGGAGAACAGTGCGGCGGTTCCGGTGCCGTGATGATCGACGACGACCGACCTGCCACCGGTTCTCGCCGCGGCGAGTGCTTCACCGAATTCGCCTCCGCGCAGAGACGGAAGGTCGGCCTGCAGTGCGACGACGTCGACTCCGCGCTCGTTGCGGCGGACGTGCTCGGCCGCCGCCGACAGCGCCGCATTGAGGCTGTGCTCGGTGCCGCCCTCGTCCGGCCGATCCTCGGCGGAAACGGGTGCGGGGTCGGCGTAGACGTGCGCGCCGACACTGCGCGCGAGCCGCGCCACCGCGGGATCCGGCGTGACCACGGTGACACCGACGACTGTCGCGACGTCGCTGACGACGGCCAGGGTGTCGCGCAGCATCGACAGGACCAGTCCGGTGCGGTCGGCCGTGTCGAAGACACTCGACAGCCGCGTCTTGGCCGCGTGGAGTTCCTTCACCGCGACGAGAACGTGCGCGCGCGGCGCCACGGATCGGGTCGCTGTGCTCATGCGGATATCTTGCCAGCCCGCGCGGGGCGGTGCTCCGGACGCCCGGTCGCGGCTGAGCAGCGAACGAGTTCGGTAGCGGGGCGGCGCCCGACCTCGGCATCGGCAATACTGTGGGCGACGCATCGGGTAACGAACGACGAGGGGGCTGTGTGAGCAAGGCTGCGGTACTGGGAGCGGGTTCATGGGGGACTGCATTTGCGAAGGTCCTGGCCGATGCCGGGACCGATGTCACCATGTGGGCGCGACGCGCTGAGGTCGCCGAATCGATCGTGTCGCGGCACGAGAACGCGGACTACCTGCCGGGCATCGCCCTGCCTCCGTCGTTGACCGCCACCGACGACGCGCGGGCCGCACTCGACGGCGCCGACATCGTCGTCCTCGCGGTGCCGTCGCAGTCCCTGCGCGACAATCTGCAGGTCTGGAGTCCGATGATCCCCGAGGACGCCACCCTGCTGAGCCTCGCCAAGGGCATCGAAACCGGCACCCTCATGCGGATGAGTCAGGTGATCATCCAGGTCACCGGCGCAGACCCGGGGCGTGTCGCCGTGCTGTCCGGGCCCAATCTGGCCCGGGAGATCGCGATCGGTCAACCGGCGGCGACGGTCGTCGCGTGCACGGATTCGACGCGGGCACTGGAACTGCAGAAGGCCTCGGCCACCGGATACTTCCGTCCGTACACGAATTCGGACGTCATCGGGTGTGAGATCGGTGGCGCCTGCAAGAACGTCATCGCCCTCGCCTGCGGTATGGCATCGGGAATCGGTCTGGGAGAGAACACGATTGCGAGCATCATCACTCGTGGTCTCGCCGAGATCATCCGGCTGGGAGTGGCCCTCGGTGCGAAACCTGCCACCCTCGCGGGTCTCGCGGGAGTGGGCGATCTGGTTGCGACGTGCACGTCGCCCCTGTCGCGCAATCGGTCGTTCGGTGAACGCCTCGGTCAGGGTGGTTCGATCGAGAGTGCCCAGGCGGCTACTCACGGTCAGGTCGCCGAGGGTGTGAAATCGTGCTCGTCCGTGCGGGCTCTCGCGGCCAGTTACGACGTCGAGATGCCGCTGACCGATGCCGTGCACCGGGTGTGCCACGAGGGCGTCGTGGTGCAGGACGCGATCGGTCAGCTGCTCGGCCGTCGCACGAAGCCGGAGTGAGCTCGTGAGTGGTGATTCCACCCGCTGCGTCAAAGCCGTTGCCGCAGAAAATGTTCCCGGCTCGCCGATGCAGAGGGGGCCGGTTTTCGCGGCGCCGTATCAGCTGAGCGCGGACGAGGGAACCGAGTCCGACACCTACGCGCGTGCCTCCAATCCGGGCTGGCGCGACCTCGAATCGGCGCTGGCGACACTCGAAGGCGCCGCGGGCGCGCTCGTCGTCGGCTCCGGGATGTCGGCGGTCACCGTCGTGCTGAGGAGTCTGCTCACCGCCGGCGACACCGTGGTCGTTCCGTCCGACGGCTACTACCAGGTGCGCGCGTACGCGCGGGAGCGCCTGGAGCCGATGGGCATCACCGTGCACGAACTGAGGACCGCCGACATGGCCGGCGAGGCGGCCGCCGCACTGCTGGCGTCCGCCGAGGGGACGACGGTGGTGGTGGCCGAGACTCCGGCCAACCCCTCCCTCGACGTGGTGGATCTACGCGCCGTGTCCGAGCAGTGCGCGAACGCGGGCGCCGTTCTCGTGGTGGACAACACGACCGCCACCCCGCTCGGCCAGCAACCGCTCGAACTCGGTGCCGACGTGGTAGTCGCTAGTGGCACAAAGGCTTTGAGCGGTCACAGTGATCTCCTCATGGGATACATCGCCGCGTCGGACGCCGACTTCCTGGCCGGGATGGAACGCGAGAGGGCCCTGTCGGGCACGGTGCTGGGGCCGTTCGAGACGTGGCTCGCCCACCGGAGTCTCGGGACGGCCGGTCTGCGTTTCGAGCGTCAGTGCGCCAACGCCCTTGCCGTGGCGGTCTTGCTCGAGTCACACCCGGCGGCCCACCGCGTCCGGTATCCGGGTCTGCCCGGAGATCCTGCGCACGCCGTCGCCGCCGGTCAGATGCGTCGATTCGGCGGGCTGGTGAGCTTCGAGGTGGACTCCGCCGAACAGTTCCACCGACTCGTGGCCGGAAGTGAACTCCTCGTGCCCGCGACGAGCTTCGGTGGCATCCACACCAGCGCCGACCGCCGGGCCCGGTGGGGAGACCCGGTACCCGACGGGTTCGTGCGGATCTCGTGCGGAATCGAGGACACCGAAGACCTCGTCGCCGATCTCGAGCAGGCCCTGTCCGCATTGTGAGTGCAGGGCTCGACGTGTCGTGAGGTCGGCGAAGGAAATATGAGGAGAGGTGGGTGCGGTGAGCGTGTCGCGGCGACGGTACGGTTTGTGTCGTGAGTAAACCGCGTACCCGGGTAGCCGTCATCTTCGGTGGCCGCAGCAACGAGCATTCCGTGTCCTGTGTGTCGGCCGGAAGCGTCCTGAGGAACCTCGACCCGGAACGGTACGAGGTGGTGCCGATCGGCATCACCACCGAGGGCTCGTGGGTCCTCGGCTCCACCGACCCCGAAACGCTGTCCATCCGCGGCCGGGCACTGCCCAGCGTCGATGCCGACGGGTCCGCACTGGCCCTCACCGCCGACCCGACACGGTCCGGCGACCTCGTCGCCCTCGACGACGGCGAAGCGGGCAAGATCCTGGCCTCGGTCGACGTCGTCTTTCCCGTCCTGCACGGCGCCTATGGCGAGGACGGCACGATCCAAGGCCTGCTCGAACTCGCAGGTGTCCCGTACGTCGGTCCCGGCGTACTCGCCAGCGCTGCCGGTATGGACAAGGAATTCACGAAGAAGCTGCTCGCCGCGGAAGGCCTGCCCATCGGGTTCCAGGTCGTCCTGCGACCGGGCACCGCCACACTGACCGACGAACAGAAGTCCCGCCTCCACCTCCCGGTGTTCGTGAAGCCGGCCCGTGGCGGATCGTCGATTGGTATCACCCGGGTGGCCGAGTGGGCCGCGCTCGACGACGCCATCGCCCACGCCCGCCTGCACGACCCCAAGGTGATCGTCGAATCGGGGATCATCGGCCGCGAGGTCGAGTGTGGAGTCCTCGAGTTCCCGGACGGCGACGTGCGGGCCAGCGTCATCGCCGAGATCCGGATGCCGGAAGGCGCTGGCGACGACGAGGCGTTCTACGACTTCGACAGCAAATACCTCGATGACGTGTGCGAGTTCGACGTGCCCGCGAAACTCGACGAATCGGTCAGCGACGAGATCCGCGAACTCGCGGTGCGCGCGTTCTCCGCGCTCGACTGCCAGGGTCTCGCGCGGGTCGACTTCTTCGTGACCGAGGACGGCCCGGTGATCAACGAGATCAACACGATGCCGGGATTCACGTCGATCTCGATGTACCCGCGCATGTGGGGCGCGGTGGGCGTCGACTACGGCACCCTCGTCTCGACCCTGGTCGACACCGCCCTCGCGCGCGGCATCGGTCTGCGCTAGAGAAACCGCGGTCCGGCGCTCAGGGATTCGCCACGGGCGCCGGATCGAGGGGCTTCTGCGGCAACGCCTGCGACACCGCGCCGGAAATGTCCTGAAGCGGCGTCGGTCCCACCCCGGTGGGAACCGTGAGTCCGATGTACACGCCGCGGTCGACGGCGAAATAGCTGCTCGCGTCGATTCCGGCGCTCGCACCCGAGATCTCGAACCACTGAACTCCGTCGATCACCTGCAGCGCCGAAGCCTGATCGAACTCCGCGGGACGGTCCAGACCGCAACGCAGGACGAGTGGTTCACCCTCGGCCGGCTGCCACGCCGCCGTCGCCTCGGGTGCGGGTTCGGTGAGCTCGGCGCGCGTGTAATCGCCCAGCGCGTCGGGGAGGCCCGCCATCAGGGTGGCGCACTCCGCGGAGCCGGATGCGGGTGCGGGCACGGGGCCCAGCGACACGGGTTCCTTCACCGGGTTCCGCCCGGCGAACACCGCCGCGACGACGATGCCGATGACCAGGGCCACGGGAAGCGCCACGGCCGTCGCGATGAGTGCGGGATTCCGCCGCTCCGCGGGGACCGGGTCGGAGTTGCCGGCGGGTGTGTTCTGTTCGGGTTCGAGGTCGGACATGCTCAGTTCTTGTTCGCAGACTTTTCGGGGACGTCGCAGGTGAGGGTGCGGGTGATGCCGGAGACCTGACGGATCTCCTTGACGACGGGAGCGACCTCGTCAGCGGACACCCGCACGATGACGTCGTACGGCCCGACCACGTCCTCGGCGGTCCGGACTCCGGTGATCTTCGCGATCTCGGTCGCGATCGCCGCAGCCTTGCCGACTTCGGTCTGGATCAGGATGAACGCTTGCACTCTCGCTACGGCCCTTCCCTGCTCCGCGCCGCATCGATCTCGGTAGAGTCGCGGGTGCTTCGGCGCGCTGATCGGTCACGTGCCGAGAAGTCCCGGCAACAGCTAAAAGGTACCGCAGTCGCACATTCCGTCGACCGGACCCACAGCCGCTGCACGGGCCACCCGACACTGGAGGCACACCATCACACCGACGGATTCCCCGGACCCGACCCCGCCCCTCACCGTCGCCGACGTCGGCGAGTTCGCCGTGATCGGCCGAGCGGTGCAGGGCCGGGTGCAGCCCCCGTCCACTCTGATCGGCCCCGGCGAC
This genomic interval carries:
- a CDS encoding cystathionine gamma-lyase, coding for MSGDSTRCVKAVAAENVPGSPMQRGPVFAAPYQLSADEGTESDTYARASNPGWRDLESALATLEGAAGALVVGSGMSAVTVVLRSLLTAGDTVVVPSDGYYQVRAYARERLEPMGITVHELRTADMAGEAAAALLASAEGTTVVVAETPANPSLDVVDLRAVSEQCANAGAVLVVDNTTATPLGQQPLELGADVVVASGTKALSGHSDLLMGYIAASDADFLAGMERERALSGTVLGPFETWLAHRSLGTAGLRFERQCANALAVAVLLESHPAAHRVRYPGLPGDPAHAVAAGQMRRFGGLVSFEVDSAEQFHRLVAGSELLVPATSFGGIHTSADRRARWGDPVPDGFVRISCGIEDTEDLVADLEQALSAL
- a CDS encoding Lrp/AsnC ligand binding domain-containing protein, which codes for MQAFILIQTEVGKAAAIATEIAKITGVRTAEDVVGPYDVIVRVSADEVAPVVKEIRQVSGITRTLTCDVPEKSANKN
- a CDS encoding DUF3515 domain-containing protein; this translates as MSDLEPEQNTPAGNSDPVPAERRNPALIATAVALPVALVIGIVVAAVFAGRNPVKEPVSLGPVPAPASGSAECATLMAGLPDALGDYTRAELTEPAPEATAAWQPAEGEPLVLRCGLDRPAEFDQASALQVIDGVQWFEISGASAGIDASSYFAVDRGVYIGLTVPTGVGPTPLQDISGAVSQALPQKPLDPAPVANP
- a CDS encoding NAD(P)H-dependent glycerol-3-phosphate dehydrogenase, with the translated sequence MSKAAVLGAGSWGTAFAKVLADAGTDVTMWARRAEVAESIVSRHENADYLPGIALPPSLTATDDARAALDGADIVVLAVPSQSLRDNLQVWSPMIPEDATLLSLAKGIETGTLMRMSQVIIQVTGADPGRVAVLSGPNLAREIAIGQPAATVVACTDSTRALELQKASATGYFRPYTNSDVIGCEIGGACKNVIALACGMASGIGLGENTIASIITRGLAEIIRLGVALGAKPATLAGLAGVGDLVATCTSPLSRNRSFGERLGQGGSIESAQAATHGQVAEGVKSCSSVRALAASYDVEMPLTDAVHRVCHEGVVVQDAIGQLLGRRTKPE
- a CDS encoding D-alanine--D-alanine ligase family protein — protein: MSKPRTRVAVIFGGRSNEHSVSCVSAGSVLRNLDPERYEVVPIGITTEGSWVLGSTDPETLSIRGRALPSVDADGSALALTADPTRSGDLVALDDGEAGKILASVDVVFPVLHGAYGEDGTIQGLLELAGVPYVGPGVLASAAGMDKEFTKKLLAAEGLPIGFQVVLRPGTATLTDEQKSRLHLPVFVKPARGGSSIGITRVAEWAALDDAIAHARLHDPKVIVESGIIGREVECGVLEFPDGDVRASVIAEIRMPEGAGDDEAFYDFDSKYLDDVCEFDVPAKLDESVSDEIRELAVRAFSALDCQGLARVDFFVTEDGPVINEINTMPGFTSISMYPRMWGAVGVDYGTLVSTLVDTALARGIGLR
- the cofC gene encoding 2-phospho-L-lactate guanylyltransferase, producing the protein MAPRAHVLVAVKELHAAKTRLSSVFDTADRTGLVLSMLRDTLAVVSDVATVVGVTVVTPDPAVARLARSVGAHVYADPAPVSAEDRPDEGGTEHSLNAALSAAAEHVRRNERGVDVVALQADLPSLRGGEFGEALAAARTGGRSVVVDHHGTGTAALFSCDPEIPLDPRFGPGSAKRHLESGARPLDGHWPGLRTDVDTADDLDAAQALGVGPATRAALDALEHTDPSRCGNE